One Cytophagia bacterium CHB2 DNA window includes the following coding sequences:
- a CDS encoding DUF3098 domain-containing protein encodes MKEVKAKEIRKTGRKSALKAPEQLTFSRTNYLLFALGVLVIILGYVALAQPPVNSFMSLTVAPILLIVGYCVIIPAAILYQNKSGALTESAKTNGR; translated from the coding sequence ATGAAAGAAGTCAAAGCAAAAGAAATTCGCAAAACCGGGCGCAAAAGCGCGCTCAAAGCTCCTGAGCAGCTTACGTTCTCGCGCACGAATTACTTGCTGTTCGCGCTGGGTGTGCTGGTTATTATTCTGGGATATGTTGCCCTGGCGCAGCCGCCGGTGAACAGCTTTATGTCTTTGACGGTTGCTCCAATTTTGCTGATTGTCGGTTATTGCGTCATTATTCCGGCAGCCATTCTTTATCAAAACAAGAGCGGCGCGCTAACCGAAAGCGCCAAAACGAATGGGCGTTAG
- a CDS encoding carboxymuconolactone decarboxylase family protein: protein MPYFCDAQYKKGSALCQRKYPVKYVQHFRVCSFFTCKRAGLFLFSYKLTRSNGCLSRFVRPHASGIVPLLYPLSLQGVCMKKRMKSYEMVPDRFKKKYLEFYDELYHPDHSVIDIKTKELIALAVSLAAGCHGCFKGHVTKAVRYGATREEVGEAISIAVAINAASIVDRTDIANFDFDLVQRLWEQHQNGEMDADDVSSPPKLS from the coding sequence ATGCCTTATTTTTGCGACGCGCAATATAAGAAAGGGTCGGCTCTTTGTCAACGAAAATATCCCGTAAAATACGTGCAACATTTCCGGGTTTGTTCATTCTTTACGTGCAAACGTGCCGGATTATTCCTATTTTCTTATAAATTGACGCGCTCAAATGGATGCTTGTCCAGATTTGTGCGGCCGCACGCCTCTGGAATAGTTCCCCTCCTGTACCCGCTTTCACTGCAAGGAGTTTGCATGAAGAAACGCATGAAGTCGTATGAAATGGTTCCCGATCGGTTCAAAAAGAAATATCTCGAGTTTTACGACGAGCTTTATCATCCCGACCACAGCGTCATCGACATAAAAACAAAAGAGCTGATCGCGCTGGCCGTATCGCTGGCAGCCGGATGTCATGGCTGTTTCAAGGGCCATGTGACCAAAGCGGTGCGCTATGGCGCCACCCGCGAAGAAGTCGGTGAAGCCATCAGCATTGCCGTAGCCATCAACGCCGCTTCCATCGTCGACCGCACCGATATTGCCAATTTTGATTTTGACCTTGTGCAACGCCTGTGGGAACAGCACCAAAACGGCGAAATGGACGCCGACGATGTCAGTTCCCCGCCCAAGCTCTCCTGA